Proteins encoded together in one Passer domesticus isolate bPasDom1 chromosome 6, bPasDom1.hap1, whole genome shotgun sequence window:
- the LOC135303483 gene encoding harmonin-like, which produces MEFEQKLAKEKEGMLEKEKQLKINRLVQEVSETEREDLEESEKVQHWVERLCQTRLEQISSVENESPEPVSGRPSAPPSATSMRRFAGGLQLHTTDLDDINLDEVDKPKQRAPPPPPPPPPPSVTPAPPAQPSPASNAPRGPALLVTPASQVTSGSVWMHAPLSFPCVLPCPDPSPTLSTGPNLLPLAMLKEGMGWILHFFQ; this is translated from the exons atggagTTTGAGCAAAAACTTGCCAAGGAGAAAGAAGGAatgctggagaaagaaaaacaattgaAAATAAATCGTCTTGTGCAAGAG GTATCTGAGACAGAACGAGAAGACCTGGAAGAATCAGAAAAGGTGCAGCACTGGGTGGAAAGACTTTGTCAAACACGATTAGAACAGATCTCCTCTGTGGAGAATGAGTCTCCTGAG CCTGTGAGTGGGCGTCCTTCTGCCCCTCCCTCTGCCACCTCGATGCGGCGCTTTGCCGGGGGCCTGCAGCTGCACACCACGGATCTCGATGACATCAACTTAGATGAAGTTGACAAACCCAAACAGCGcgcgccgccgcctccgccgccaCCGCCTCCCCCCAGTGTTaccccagcaccaccagctcaGCCATCTCCTGCCTCAAATGCTCCACGAGGTCCAGCCCTGTTGGTAACACCAGCTTCCCAGGTGACCTCGGGATCTGTTTGGATGCATGCTCCTTTATCATTCCCCTGCGTGCTTCCCTGCCCTGATCCATCACCAACTTTGTCCACTGGACCTAACCTTCTGCCTCTGGCAATGTTAAAAGAGGGAATGGGGTggattcttcatttttttcaataG